ttaaaaaatgatattacaCTAATGCGGACTGGTGTGTTCTTCGGGATTGGAATTGATGCACGATTAGCGATGTAAATATGATGTCGGTACATGGACTAGAATTTCATAAATATGAAGATGATGAGCGGATTAATCCATAGGCGGATGAATACATTGGCGAATTGGCGTAGTAACACGTGGTTGCATCTCTACACTGAGTGAAATGTCATCATCACTTAactattttagttttttgtactttacataacaaaaaaacggcggtcgagtggttagcgcgcagacctcacagctaggagaccagggttcaattccacccttgtttgcatgttctccccgtgcatgcgtgggttttctccgggtactccggtttcctcccacattccaaaaacatgctaggttaattagcgactccaaattatccataggtatgaatgtgagtgtgaatggttgtttgtctatatgtgccctgtgattggctggctggcgaccagtccagggtgtaccccgcctctcgcccaaagacagctgggataggctccagcacccccgcgaccctcgtgaggataagcgctagaaaatgaatgaatgaatgaatgaacataacaAAAAAGCTAAAACTAGGGCTAAGTTAAATTAGGGGACCTATTAGGTTTTTCCtcatttctgacctataaatattacaatgttGATAAAGGATATCATTATGTTCTTGATTACTGTCATAGGTTTAGTTGagccaaatattatatatacagtatacacacacacacactggatggGGAGAACCACCGGTACCGACCACCGGTACATCAAACTAGAACAAGTTACTTAGACTGTCGTCACATCTCTCCCCCAAATATTGTCTACTGGCTACTAACGAGCTGTTTTGCCACCACACATGGCGGTCATTCACCAGCCATGTCGGCAACAACTCCAACCCTATACTAATATACTAACCAGTCCTTGGGGACACACCCACTAGAGGCATACACAGAAGGACTCCACACTAGTGGATGTCTCTGAAGTACccgaagaattaaaaaaaacccacacacaatgtcaaacaatgcaaactccacgcagaaaTGCTACATCTCAAGCTAGCTTCTGTGCTAAATCTGTTGTGGCCCAGCATCCAAAGCAATGTCAACTCGGAGAAACGAGTGAAAATTCATTCCTCTGTGTTTCGGGAAGCCACAGAAAATGACAAATCCTTTCTCTCCCATGTTTCATCAATATGTTCTTCTCCAGGAGTAAAAGCAGAATGATTTGTCACATGCTGGCACTGTTATTGCATTCTTTTGTAGCAGCCTGCTGCAAAACGTCTCCTCAGGCTTAAGTGCTCCAAAAtgttgctgcacgtgtgctgtgAGGCGCAGCTGCATGGTGCCTTAATGTGCCGTTGGAACACTGAGTCCTGATGCCCGTGGCTTGCGGCTCACGCAGACGCCAAAGAAATGGAGCCTTTTTAAATCGGCATGCCTCAACATTATatcaatttacatttttatttccagCACGCTCTCTCTCTGGACACAATTATGTCAAGGGACATGTTGTATTGGTGTTATAGCCTACAAAGTGCCTCCACAtgatccattcatccatctttccGAGGTCGGGTCTCTGGGTGCTTTTTTGAGtgatggtcttaaacttttgatcagctgatgagcaGCCTTATTTCAgttgaatgcttgtttgcaataaattgcttactcattttttttctattgggcttaacattttgatcaggagtgttcttaatggtaatggtaatggttttatttcatttgaacatgcatcagattacaattgaatgcatcacataatcagttcacatgtccaaaaggagtaggaagaagcaaagcttattaaatcctatccctccatctggtacttttacaatcagtaactgttacatttgttcacttcctgcctttctgatataatttttattttattttttttttatgtatttgattaatttttatatttttatatttttatatttttatatttttatatttttatatttttatatttttatatttttatatttttatatttttatatttttatatttttatattgttgtcacatattttttattattcattcattcattcattttctaccgcttatccccacgagggttgcgggggatgctggagcctatcccagctgagaggcggggtacaccctggactggtcgccagccaatcacagggcacatatagacaaacaaccattcacactcacattcatacctatggacaatttggagtcgccaattaacctagcatgtttttggaatgtgggccagagaaaacccacgcatgcacggggagaacatgcaaactccacacagagatggctgagggtggaattgaatccgggtctcctagctgggaggtctgcgcgctaaccactactccACCGCGCAgaatccgttttttttttttattttgtatttatttttttgacacatacctgattgaattactttttttttttggggggggggggggggtccttccACCAGTCTGTAAATGTTTGATGTCAAAATGcaacataatgtttttttcaagtaaaaCATCATCTTTCAAATACCATCTCCACATCTTacttcttcttttgtttgggtaaaaaaataacagcaatgaCAAACATGACGAATGACAGCGGCTAGcaaccacttcctgttccagTACTATTTAAGAAACCGGCAGACTACACACACAATAATAGTTGCCCGGGTCCACGTCAACACATCAAGACTGTCCTTCAGGAAGTCCAGAGATGTTACCCCTGTGGATGAGGCTCAACCAAGGCCTGAAGGATTTCGGGGCTATGGCAGTGGATGCTTTCATCAGCGGTAACAGAGAGAACTTCAAGAGAACCACTGTCCTCCTCATCGTATGTGTCCTCCCTAGCATCCTATTGAGCATCCTGCTCCTCTTGTATCTCCTCTATACTCTCAACTCCAACCCAGCAGTGGCTGGGGGGATCTCCGCCCTCCATGGGGTGGTGTTAACGGTAGCCCTTTTCCTGTCAAAGAAAATACGATGCTTACTGACTCTTTTGATCGTCTCTATTTTCACCAAAAAGAGTCGGAATTTGCTCTTGACAGCTGGGACAAGTCTAGTGATCCTCGGGAATATTCACAACACTTTGGACAATCTCACAGGTTTGGTGCGGAGCATGATTTGTAACCTAAGAGCGAAGAAGATGTCCATCACGGCTCCCTTCAGGAACTACGTGGCCATGTTGAAATGGCTGGCTGATGTACTTCAAGGGGTGACGGATCTCGGAGTGGTTAACCTGGACTCTCAGCTTAAGATCTCATCCAAAGTGGACTTGGAAGAATTCAGGGAGCGACTCAGCCAAGCAGAAGTGAAGCTAAATCAAAGTGTCAGATACGCCTTGACCTTTGTGAACACAGTCTCGTCCGTGAAGGAAGGAGTTTATCCAGCCATCAGTTTCCTGGTGCTCGCCATCTTTATAGCCTTGCACATAAAAAACTACTGCACAGACATGACATACAAAAACAACTTTATCAGCGGCAAATTCATTCGTTATGATGAGAAGCAGAAGGCGGCGGGAAGGCGTCACGTTCTTCCTCTCACATCAGAGGAGGAGAAGCTTTACCCCGCTCTCCCTTCCCTCCGTCCTACAACCCAGGAAGGAAAAGCGCTGTTGAAATTTGGCCTTCCGGttgtgtgccatttatttgctTGGGTTATTTTTATAACCGTGGATGCTTTATTGTACTGTTTTGTTGCTATAGTAACCACCAAGCTATCAGAGATGGAACCCTTCCACGTCCCGCTGCTGCTAAGCCTCAAAGTAAGTTTCATGAAACAAATcggacatttttaaaatgttcatatttctTTATGAACCGTTTTTTTCTTTCAGGGGGTAGCAACTCTAATCGGAATACAGTTGGCTGAGGAGAACCACCAAAAGGACTTTTCTTATTCTGTGACACTCTTTGAGAAGGAGTGCCTCCCCAATCCCAAACCGATGCTCTACAGCTCGGTGTTTTCGCTGGCTGCCATTCTGCTGATCTTGCTCATGATGGCACCAGCGGCGGCCAAAGCCGTGCAGTTCAAGCTCTTGGTGTTTGAGAGATTCTACTCTAACGCAGCAGAAGAAAGGATAAAGTACCTGCATGGCAAAATCCTGAGGGAAAGGTCAACGAGTGGGAGGGAAAAAGCACAGAATAGGAGCTTTCATTCACTCATCAGTAAGGTATGGATCATaccataatacagtaaacctcggatatatcggattcaattgttcccactggttttgtccgatataagcgaaatccgttatatgcgtataccggaaaatgtccgttttacggataaaatccgattcacgcatataccggatataaatccgatatatgcgtgaatcggattttatccgttataaaaaggcacttccttgactatgtttccaatgtacctggatgcgcaggcaacgctgcaaacgctgcaaatgatgtcgtatagcggcctgtcacgattcggcgaatcggagcgccacgatgcagccatccgatatatgcgagggaaatttaatggaaatgcattggaacgggactggagattttgtccgaaataggcgaaatccgttataaaaaatccgatatatgcaatgaatttttattggaaatgcattacagaaaaattggttcttttttatctgtccgttgtgagtgaatttccgatatatccgagtacgatatatctgaggtttactgtaataaagtTATAGTTGAGGTTCgatgttaaattatgtttttcacCCAACAGCCACACTTCTGGTGTCCATTGCTTTTCCCGGAAGAGGACAATGTTGAGTGAGGAAAGTTGAGGACTTCAAAGATTCCCACTTCATCCATTGCATGGCGACTTATTTTAATGACATCACGTGCAATGACGATGGCAGCTGATATCCAGTACTTTAAATCAGTTTGAATTGTTAACGAATGCTAGCTCCCTCCCTCATGTCTCAACAGCCATGCTGAACATCAAGTTGATGGTTCATCTCCTATCTGGTGACCAAGGTTAAAGAACCAGAGGACCAGTCGGAATACAATGTCAACCCGGATGACAGTGAAGTTTACAGGAAGGACCTCATTCCGTGAGTCATGGTGGACATCAATTTGACAACTTTTAGCTTGATTGCGAGCTCTCTCCACGCTCGTTCGGTGGACGATGTTTCGAGCTCGGAGCGTGTACAGCGGAGTACCAGACAGGTTGCACGGACATCATGTTCTAGCTAGTAAACTTGCTACCTAAATCATCTATTTATATGCTTAATGATTTTTGAGAATATTGTATGTGATTTTATgctatcatcataataataatgtgtgtgtgtgtgtgtactgcatatatactagatcaggggtctcaaacacgcggcccgcgggtcaaatgtggcccgcaggacgctaatTTAGGCcccctagtttgcgagttagcatgtgtctcaagaccctgcagttgcgcaatatgttgtaaatacagaaaagtataaatgtgactatagtcgtgttttgtcatgtctacagggctctaataatgctttgttcattttaatctgaaaaaaataatttgtctacccaccaactatatgtggtttcttaggtttttattatttgctgttttattattattattatatttatttatttattactgattgattgattttctttattcttgatttgtttatttatttttcatcttgttttatgcagaaaaataaaaattaagatatttgagaacagtggaatgttttatctgagcttttattgtagaaaatcggaaccaaagcactgaaaaagtttgtatatttttctgtttttaataaatgcggtttttttttggggggggggctcgcccagaccctagctccagtggcccccaggtaaattgattACCTGGGGTACTAGATAGATTTTATACAACAAAACAATAGCAATAATAAGAAATTATGACATATATTGTGAATGTTATACTGTTTGACAGCGCATGTTTTAATAATGCAACATGAGGAAGTGTTGTATTTGTGCGTATGCTTATGTGTGCGCATAGACAAGAAGGGAGCTTACATAATCCAAGACAGATGTCCCTTCAATGTGCAGCGAACACCACAGCATTTCTTCCACTCCCACGGTACTGTCACTACGCATCGGCGTACAGGTGTACGGTGGACACTTGCAGCCTTTCATTATCTTTATGATATTTGACATTGATGGCACcaataaatctatttttttttactttttccagaATGACTCGTTGACGGTGACATCAGAACATCAAAGCTAGCTAGACTTCTGCAAAGTACTGTAAATAATATTACGTGATTCAACTGTACTATTCCTTCCTGCGTGGCGCCATCCCATCCACGGTCAGCAGTAAGAGGAAGGAAGTgatacagctaaaaaaaaaaaaaaaagagtgggcCTTGTGTGAGTCACACGCTGCCACTGACCCATGAGGCAACTTGATAAGCTCACATTATGTCTCAACCGGCCCTGTGGCAGAAAACCACGCCGGCATGCCAGCCGGACCGCAACCTCCCCGTGATGTTCGCCAAGAGCTGCAGACCTATTTAACACAGGAGGTGAAGACTACGCTCCATTTATGGGCATAGACGGAGCGGCTATGATAATATGTAATGCTGCTGAATATGCAAATGCGGAGCCACTGTGGGTCAACAAAAGTCTCATTACTGTCACACAAGACAGGTCTATTTAAGGTGTGTTCCATCAAAGGGAATGCTTGGGATAACAGCACAGCACACGCTCATTCATCATTTGTGCCCTATAAAGCATAATGCGGCACTGTTTCCTATttgccacttttatttttgcaataatttGTAATGTAAATGTGAAAGCTGATATAAGTGAGCGGACATAGTGGAAGAAATATAGCAATGTCACCATTCTCCCATCCTCACTAATTAAAGACAGTAGTCTGTACAAATGACTTGCAGGAATACCTGGATGAGATGTAGAGCGCTGACTTGTTCAGGCACTGAAGGTGGTGTGcgttcacaaaaacacacacacagctggagaTTCAACGTGGCTTTCATGTAGCGGCTGACTTGTTCACACAGAAATGACTTTCCCTTCGTAGGGCTGCCTGATCACAGCTGTAGGTTGGCCCACCTGCAGGCCGAAGCCAAAGCAAACAGAAAGGTTATCTTCTGTGCAGTCGAAAGCAACTCAGAGGACAGATAGAAGGCAATGTGgtcaggacattttttttgatgTGTATATTTTTGCTTTACTGacacaaagagactgtatggcTGGCAAAATGGCTCACTCTGTTCAGGCTGTTGTTTTATGGAAGAAATGCGgtaaggtgctgaaaccaatctATGGTGTAAATCCTCtttctgcctgtttggaggcgggagacgagccaatcaaagggcagatatagacaaacaaccattcacactcacattcatacctatggacaatttggagtcgccaattaacctagcatgattttggaatgtgggaggaaacccgagtacccggagaaaacccacgcatgcacagggagaacatgcaaactccacacagagatggtcgagggtggaattgaaccctggtctcctagctgtgaggttaaTTTTCACATATtgtatgataaattaatttatttattatcatcttAAGGCCTTGTAGCCATgagtttttttctgaattagAAATCTTACGAGTGCAACTGTAGTATTAGTAGGAGTAGCAgtggttataaaaaaaaaatcaggaaaaaataaaaataaaattcaaataaactAAGTTTCTCATCCTAGTGCACTGTGACATGACATCACCGTAATTTCCTCTATGGATTGCTTGGTCTAAGTGCTCCACAAGACCACCGCGCTACGCACTTGACTTTTCTGTAATTGTTCTCTTTCCGCAAATATTTACTGACCTGGTCCCTCTGTTTGATTCGTTTATAGACAAAGTCAGAGAATGGTTCTCTGTGGATGAATCTTCCCCAGCCAGGCGTCGCCTTCAGCTGACCGTCCTCGTACACCACTTTGCCCCTGGAGATGGTGATCACGGCCACACCGTGACACTCCATGCCCTCGAAGATGTTATAGTCCACAGCCTGATGGTGGGTCTTGGCTGAAATCTTCCTGTCATGACACAGAGATCCAAGCAAGGGTCATTCTTTCTGGTTGAACTCTACTTCCTGAGGAAGCTTAGGTGGTTCAATTTGGGCAGCAAGCTGCTGGAGATCTTCTACCAGTGTGTGGTTGCTAGTGTCCTGtactttgctgtgttttttggggggaagcAGAACCAGCAAAAGGACATATTGTAAACTGTGGACAAAATCTGGAAAGCTTTTATGTGAGAGATTGGAGGAATTTCTCTACATCATTGTCTGACTCTTCCAGTTCTGTTCCCACAGTGAACGCTAcagaacttcattcattccacacGCCATCCAAAATACCTAATCTGGTTGTAAGATAATTCACAA
This genomic window from Doryrhamphus excisus isolate RoL2022-K1 chromosome 17, RoL_Dexc_1.0, whole genome shotgun sequence contains:
- the LOC131105424 gene encoding dendritic cell-specific transmembrane protein → MLPLWMRLNQGLKDFGAMAVDAFISGNRENFKRTTVLLIVCVLPSILLSILLLLYLLYTLNSNPAVAGGISALHGVVLTVALFLSKKIRCLLTLLIVSIFTKKSRNLLLTAGTSLVILGNIHNTLDNLTGLVRSMICNLRAKKMSITAPFRNYVAMLKWLADVLQGVTDLGVVNLDSQLKISSKVDLEEFRERLSQAEVKLNQSVRYALTFVNTVSSVKEGVYPAISFLVLAIFIALHIKNYCTDMTYKNNFISGKFIRYDEKQKAAGRRHVLPLTSEEEKLYPALPSLRPTTQEGKALLKFGLPVVCHLFAWVIFITVDALLYCFVAIVTTKLSEMEPFHVPLLLSLKGVATLIGIQLAEENHQKDFSYSVTLFEKECLPNPKPMLYSSVFSLAAILLILLMMAPAAAKAVQFKLLVFERFYSNAAEERIKYLHGKILRERSTSGREKAQNRSFHSLISKPHFWCPLLFPEEDNVE